The Fusobacterium polymorphum genome segment TTCTCCTATTGATTCTATTATATGTAATTCTGTATGTGTTAAAGCTTTAATTCCTCTTTTTAAAGCCATATCTTCTGTTTTATAAAATAATTTGTAATACTCCTCTAAAACATCATTAACCCTTTGTATATTTACTGACATTATTTTCCTCCTCTATTTAGCTTTTAATTTTAATAAATCTATTCTTTCTTTATAATCTCCAGAAAATACATAAGAACCTGCTACAAATATATTAGCCCCTGCATCTGCACAAACTTTTATAGTTTCATCTGTAATTCCACCATCTACTTCTATATCTATATCTGCTCTCATTTTCTTTATTGCTTTAATTTTTTCAACAACTGCTGGTATGAATTTTTGTCCACCAAAACCTGGGTTCACACTCATAACCAATACCATATCAATATCATTTATAACATATTTTAAGACTTCTTCTGGTGTAGATGGATTTAATGATATCCCTGCCTTAACTCCAAAAGATTTAATTTGTTGTATAACTCTATGTAAATGAATTGTTGATTCTGCATGCACCACAACAATATCTGCTCCTGCTTTAACGAAATCTTCAATATATCTTTCTGGTTTATCTATCATTAAATGTACATCAAATACAAGCTTAGTACATTTTCTAATACATTTTATTACAGGAGGTCCAAAAGTTAAATTAGGTACAAATTGTCCATCCATAACATCTATATGAACATAATCTGCTCCTGCTTTATCAATAGCTATAACCTCCTCACCAAGTTTTGAAAAATCACTTGATAATATGGATGGGGCTATTTTAATCCCATTAGTCATATCGATTCCACCTTTCTAATAAAATTTCTAAAGTTTTTTTATAAAAATCATATCTATCTTTTGATATTTTATTTTCTTCTACTTCTTTTTTTACATTACAACCTGGTTCATGTACATGAGAACAGTTTAAAAATCTACAACTATCTATATTTGAGAATTCTGGAAATAATGAAATTAACTCTTCTCTATTTTCTATATTTGGAACTTCTATTGAAGAAAATCCTGGAGTATCTATTATATAGCCTCCTGCTTTCATCTTAATCATATTAGAATCTCTTGTTGTATGTTTCCCTCTTTGTAATCTTTCACTAATTTCACCAGTTTTTAAAATTCTTTCACTTTGTAAAAAATTAATAAAACTTGATTTTCCTACTCCACTAGGTCCACCAATAACTGTTGTTTTATCTTTTAAGAAATTTTCAACTTCTTCTAAACCTTTATTTTCTTGACAAG includes the following:
- the rsgA gene encoding ribosome small subunit-dependent GTPase A; the encoded protein is MNKIQGFYYVESNNEVFECKLRGILKKTNNKYNCVVGDRVEISEDNSIVEIFKRDNMLIRPIVANVDYLAIQFAAKHPNIDFERINLLLLTAFYYKVKPIVIVNKIDYLTEEELNELKEKLSFLEKISVPMFLISCQENKGLEEVENFLKDKTTVIGGPSGVGKSSFINFLQSERILKTGEISERLQRGKHTTRDSNMIKMKAGGYIIDTPGFSSIEVPNIENREELISLFPEFSNIDSCRFLNCSHVHEPGCNVKKEVEENKISKDRYDFYKKTLEILLERWNRYD
- the rpe gene encoding ribulose-phosphate 3-epimerase, giving the protein MTNGIKIAPSILSSDFSKLGEEVIAIDKAGADYVHIDVMDGQFVPNLTFGPPVIKCIRKCTKLVFDVHLMIDKPERYIEDFVKAGADIVVVHAESTIHLHRVIQQIKSFGVKAGISLNPSTPEEVLKYVINDIDMVLVMSVNPGFGGQKFIPAVVEKIKAIKKMRADIDIEVDGGITDETIKVCADAGANIFVAGSYVFSGDYKERIDLLKLKAK